In Sphaeramia orbicularis chromosome 3, fSphaOr1.1, whole genome shotgun sequence, a genomic segment contains:
- the katnb1 gene encoding katanin p80 WD40 repeat-containing subunit B1 has translation MAAASTTTKISWRLHEFEAHTSNVSCLALGKGSGRLLATGGEDCRVNIWAINKANCVMSLTGHKNPVECVQINTSEEQVVTGSQSGSIRVWDLEAAKILRTLMGHKANITSLGFHPFGDFIASSSMDTNIKLWDVRRKGYVFRCKGHTQAVRSLAFSPDGKWLASASDDCTIKLWDLTQGKTITEFKSHTAAVNIVQFHPNEYLLASGSSDRTIKLWDLEKFTMIGSLEGNTSPVRCVLFSPDGSCLYSGATDSLRVYGWEPDRCFDTVSVGWGNVSDLSICSQQLISVSHQLSTVSSYVVDLKKVKKTGGSVIQGIIQDNQPLTDPKDPKGAALRRSYERPTTTCSAQRVKQSSDSDRRSPEGERRSPSEDEGDEKVSSAEIHNAEDYKEIFQPKNAISRTPPKMSEPFPAPPEDESIVGISHQLKDIAPFPEKPQIPPLASSTPVQRVEPTVVSCAKRPAVGEGAPTAWPPPQPAVSTAKAKPQHHPKIILSTRNEPIGLNVADFLPSSYNNRPGALSDEEALSQIRKGHDTMCVMLSSRHKNLETVRSVWAREDIKKALDTAVSMNDLAIVVDLLNIINLQPSLWKLDLCTTILPQIDKLLQSKYESYMQTGCTSLKLIMKHFWILISDTLKATPSVGVDITREERHQKCRTCCKQLKNLSNVVKNKAAQVGRHGSAFKELQLLMGPLDDLL, from the exons ATGGCTGCGGCCAGCACCACCACCAAGATTTCATGGAGACTCC ATGAGTTCGAGGCTCACACTAGTAACGTCTCCTGTTTAGCTCTGGGGAAAGGCTCCGGCCGCCTGCTGGCCACCGGAGGGGAGGACTGCAGGGTCAACATCTGGGCGATCAACAAAGCCAACTGTGTCATG AGTCTGACGGGTCACAAAAACCCAGTGGAGTGTGTCCAGATCAATACGTCCGAGGAGCAGGTCGTCACCGGGTCACAGTCCGGATCCATACGAGTCTGGGACCTTGAGGCTGCGAAAA TTTTAAGGACTCTGATGGGACACAAAGCCAACATCACCAGCCTGGGCTTCCATCCATTCGGAGACTTTATCGCCTCAAGTTCCATGGACACGAACATTAAG CTGTGGGATGTACGGAGGAAAGGCTATGTGTTTAGGTGTAAG GGTCATACGCAGGCTGTACGGAGTCTGGCCTTCAGTCCAGACGGGAAGTGGTTGGCCTCGGCCAGCGACGACTGCACCATCAAG CTGTGGGACCTGACTCAGGGGAAGACGATTACGGAATTCAAGTCTCACACAGCAGCCGTCAACATCGTCCAGTTCCACCCCAACGAGTACCTGCTGGCCTCGGGCAGCTCCGACAG AACCATCAAGTTGTGGGATCTGGAGAAGTTTACCATGATCGGCTCGTTGGAGGGAAACACCAGTCCCGTCAG GTGTGTACTCTTCAGCCCAGACGGCAGTTGTCTGTACAGTGGGGCCACAGACTCCCTGAGGGTGTACGGCTGGGAACCGGACCGCTGCTTTGACACGGTGTCGGTGGGTTGGGGCAATGTCTCGGACCTGTCCATCTGCAGCCAGCAGCTG ATCAGCGTTTCACACCAGCTCTCCACCGTCTCGTCTTACGTGGTCGACCTGAAGAAGGTGAAGAAGACCGGCGGCTCCGTGATCCAGGGCATCATTCAGGACAATCAGCCGCTCACAGACCCCAAGGATCCGAAAGGAGCCGCTCTGAGAAGGAGCTACGAACGACCCACAACCACCTGCAGCGCACAGAG GGTGAAGCAGAGTTCAGACAGCGACCGGCGGAGCCCTGAAGGTGAGAGGCGGAGTCCCAGTGAGGACGAGGGGGACGAGAAGGTGTCTTCAGCAGAGATCCACAATGCAGAGGACTACAAGGAGATCTTCCAGCCAAAGAATGCCATCT CTCGTACGCCTCCCAAGATGTCGGAGCCATTTCCTGCTCCACCAGAGGACG AGTCGATCGTGGGGATCAGCCACCAGCTCAAGGACATCGCTCCATTTCCTGAGAAGCCACAG ATTCCTCCTCTGGCCTCGTCCACTCCCGTCCAGAGGGTGGAGCCCACAGTGGTCTCGTGTGCAAAGCGCCCGGCCGTGGGGGAGGGGGCGCCCACCGCCTGGCCCCCGCCTCAGCCTGCAGTCAGCACCGCCAAAGCTAAACCCCAACACCACCCCAAAATCATCCTGAGCACCAGGAACGAGCCCATCGGACTCAACGTGGCCGACTTCCTGCCT TCTTCATACAACAACCGACCCGGAGCGCTGAGCGACGAGGAGGCTCTGTCCCAGATCAGGAAGGGCCACGACACCATGTGTGTCATGTTGAGCAGCCGACACAAGAACCTGGAGACGGTCCGGTCCGTGTGGGCCAGAGAGGACATCAAG AAGGCTCTGGACACAGCCGTGTCCATGAACGACCTGGCAATCGTCGTGGACTTACTCAACATCATCAACCTTCAGCC GTCGCTATGGAAACTGGACCTGTGTACTACAATCCTTCCTCAGATCGACAAACTGCTGCAAAGTAAATATGAGAG TTACATGCAGACCGGCTGTACGTCTCTGAAACTCATCATGAAACACTTCTGGATACTCATCTCAGACACGCTGAAGGCGACGCCGTCTGTCGGAGTCGACATCACACGGGAAGAAAG ACATCAGAAATGCAGAACCTGCTGCAAACAGCTCAAGAACCTCAGCAATGTAGTGAAGAACAAGGCAGCGCAGGTCGGTCGTCACGGAAGCGCCTTCAAAGAGCTGCAGCTACTCATGGGTCCACTGGACGACTTGCTCTGA